The stretch of DNA GCCGTCCCTGCCCAGGAGATGCTCCGGAGCGGGACGTGGGCCTTCACCGTGTTCCACGGCCAGCCCTGGTTCGACAAGCCGATCCTTTTCTACTGGATGATTCTCGCCGCGTACCATGCGATCGGAGTCTCCGAGACGGCCGCTCGGATCGGGTCGGCGCTAGCGGGGCTCTCGGGGGTTCTGACGGTGTTCTGGGTGGGACGGCGCGGGAGGCTCGGTGAGCGCGGAGCGCTCGTCGCCGCTCTCGCGCTCTCGGCCAATCTCGAGTACGCGCTCCTCGCCCGGGCGGCGATCACCGACATGACCCTGTCCCTCTTCGTCACCCTGGGCATGCTGGCGGTCGAGCGGTACCTGGCACGGGGACGTGCGCTCGCGATGGGGATGGCCGGGGCGGCCTTCGGCCTCGCGGCGCTGACCAAGGGGCCGGTCGGGTTCCTGCTTCCGGGAATCGCGGTCGCCCTCTACGCCGCGCTCGCCAGACGCTCCGACCTGTTCCGGCCGAGAGCGCTCCTCGCGGGAGCCGTGGGTGCAATCCTGACCGCCGTTCCATGGTACGGGTACATGCTCTCCGCCCACCGCGGCCTCCTGCTCGAGACGTTCATCGGAGAGGGGAACGTCGGGCGATTCGTGAGCCCGGAGCACCCGTCCTTCCCTCTGTATTACGCCGTCGTCCTGGCTGTCGGACTCCTGCCGTGGTCGGGGGCGCTGCCCGCCGCCCTGGCCGCGGCCGCGCGGCCTTCGACCTGGGGCGCGGAGCGCGGACCTGGACGGAACGCCGGCCCTCTGTTCCTGCTCTGCTGGTTCGGCGCCGTGGTCGCGATCTTCGAGGTGACCGCGAGCAAGTTGCCGACCTACGTGCTCCCGGCGTTCGCCCCCGCCGCGCTGCTGATCGGCGGCTACTGGGACCGCACGCTCCCGCTCGGCGCGGCCCGGGGACCCGCGAGGCACGCGCTCGTGTCCGCCGGGCTCGGCCTCGCCGTGG from Terriglobia bacterium encodes:
- a CDS encoding glycosyltransferase family 39 protein; the encoded protein is MRPGLGLLLPGTIALVGLAVPLFFFGLGSVGLFDPDEPYYAVPAQEMLRSGTWAFTVFHGQPWFDKPILFYWMILAAYHAIGVSETAARIGSALAGLSGVLTVFWVGRRGRLGERGALVAALALSANLEYALLARAAITDMTLSLFVTLGMLAVERYLARGRALAMGMAGAAFGLAALTKGPVGFLLPGIAVALYAALARRSDLFRPRALLAGAVGAILTAVPWYGYMLSAHRGLLLETFIGEGNVGRFVSPEHPSFPLYYAVVLAVGLLPWSGALPAALAAAARPSTWGAERGPGRNAGPLFLLCWFGAVVAIFEVTASKLPTYVLPAFAPAALLIGGYWDRTLPLGAARGPARHALVSAGLGLAVALFSAAAVAVTLRDPDWADARKGAIAFAAVLVLGSAGALLSVLRRSAAALAASHAACAAVAMLIVVMLALPRLERTHSALPMVRDLERAGVAADVAGVVVAKDWYGFDFYLERALPRVPRSDLGRSVAARPGGIWIVHSDQRRTILADPAFVGTTVLAGPAVSAVRLTPAGVGGGR